Within the Stenotrophomonas maltophilia genome, the region CGGCCGACCATCACATACAGCGAGACCGAGATCGCACCCGCGCCCAGGCCCTGCAGCAGCCGCCCGGCCACCAGTATCCCCATGTGCGTGGCCAGGCCGGCCAGCAGCAGGCCCAGTACGAAGCACGCCAGGCCCCACCACAGCGGCCGCGCGGGCCCGTGCCGGTCGGCCCAGAGGCCAGCGAGTGTCATGCCGATGACGCTGGTGGCGAGGGTCCCGCCGAAGGCCAGCGCGTACAGGCGGAGCCCGTCGAGTGCGGCGGCGACGGTGGGCATGGCTGCGGCCACCGCCAGCGCTTCGAAGGCGTGCAGCGAAACCAGGGCGACCATGCCGAGGGTGGTCGCACGATAGCGCGCGGAGAGGATGGAGGTTTCGGCAGGAGGGGCGGCGTCGGCAGCAGGTGGAGTCGGGGTCATGCGGAAAGTCTGGGAGGCCGCGCTTGTCATCCGGCGGCGAAGACCGCAGCATGACACCTGAACTATAGTTGAGGTCAAGCAATGGTGTCGCAGGAACTGAGTGTGGGTGAGGTGTCGCAGCGCAGCGGCGTGGCCGTATCCGCACTGCACTTCTATGAGCGCAAGGGCCTGATCAGCAGCCTGCGTACCTCGGGCAACCAGCGCCGCTTCAGCCGCGACGTGCTGCGCCGGCTGGCGGTGATACGCGTTGCACAGCGCGTGGGCATGCCGCTGGAGGCGGTGGCGCGTGCTTTCGAAAGCCTGCCGCAGGGCAGGGCACCGACCAAGGCCGACTGGGCCACGCTGTCCGCACGCTGGCGGACCGAGCTGGATGAGCGCATCCACATGCTGCAGCTGCTGCGTGACGAACTGACCGGGTGCATCGGTTGCGGCTGCCTGTCACTGAAGCGCTGCCGGCTGGCCAACCCAGAAGATGTCCTCGGGGAACGGGGTGACGGTCCGATGCGCTGGGGCTGAGGCCCCGGCACATCGGAGGGCACGCCAGGCTGGATCATGCATCACCAGACGGTGATCGTTTCACCGCTCAGGATGCCTTCCACCGCGCGCTGGTACGCCAGTGCCGCGCGCTGGGCGGTGACCGCTTCAAAGCCGGGGAAGTAGGGCGCGTAGGCATCCATTGATTCGACCAGCACATTCGGGCTGACGACATTGATGCGCAGCCCGCGGGGCAGCAGCTCCAGGGCCGCTGCGCGCACGAATCCTTCCAGCGCGGCGTTCACCGAGGTTGCATTGACGCCGTCGCGGATCGGCTGGGCACTGACGATGCCGCTGGTCAGGGTGATCGAGCCACCGGCGGTGAGGTGATGCTGGGCGGCCAGTGCCAGCCGTACCTGACCGAGCAGCTTGTCCTGCAGGCCGACGTTGAACCGTTCGGGCGTCATGTCACGCAGAGGACCAAAATGCAGTTTGCCTGCGGTGGAAATCACCGCATCGACCGCGCCGGTGCGGGCAAACAGTTCGTTGACGCTGGCATCGTCGGTCAGATCGACGCGCAGCGTGCCGCTGCTGCGCCCTGCGTCCAGGATCTGGTGCTGCTGACCGAGCTGGCGCGCGACGGCCTGGCCGAGCGTGCCGGTGGCGCCCACGAGAAGAATCTTCATGACGGTTCCTTGCTTGGGGGAGATGAAGCGCAGTCTGCGCCGTGACGACGCGGTTTGGTAAGCCGCGTATGATTTGCTGATTACTAATCAGGACTTAGCAATGGACATGCTGCGCTGCATGCAGGCCTTCGTCGCCGTGGCCGAGCGCGGGAGTTTCGCCGCTGCCGCCGAGCACCTGCAGGTGTCTGCGGTGATGGTGGGCAAGTACATCCAGCAGCTGGAAAGCCACCTCGGCACCGCGCTGTTGCAGCGGAACACGCGGCGGCAGCGCCTGACCGAAGCGGGTAGCGCCTATCTGGCCGGTTGCCGGCAGGTGCTGGAACAGGTGCAGCAGGCCGAGGCGGACGTGGCCGGCCTGCAGTTGCAGCCGCGCGGTGTGTTGCGGGTCAGTGCTCCCACCACCTGGGGCAGCTGCGTGCTGGCGCCCCGGTTGGCCGAACTGCTGCGTGCACAGCCGCTGCTGAACATCGAACTGGATCTGAGCAATCGGCGGGTGGACCTGATCGAAGACGGCTTCGACGCGGCGATCCGGGTCGGTCCGCTGCCCTCGGCGGACATCGTGGCGCGTCCGCTGCCTCCCTATGCGATGAGCCTGTGCGCAGCGCCGTCGTACCTTCGCCGTCGAGGCACGCCGCGGACGCCCGCGGATCTGCAGGGGCACGATTGCCTGAGCCACCTGGCGTGGCGTGGCGGGCACGGTTGGCAGCTGGCCAGTGGCGAGCATGTGGACTGGGAGGCACGGCTCACCAGCAATGACGGCTTCGCGCTGCGCGAGGCTGCCGTGGCGGGTGCCGGATTGATTCTGCAACCGACGGCGCTGCTGGCCACTGAGATCGCTGCGGGCCGGCTGAAACCGCTGCTGCGCGACCATCTGCCGGCGCCGCGGCCGATGCACCTGATCTATCTGCCGGACCGTCGCCCGCGCCCGCGCCTGCAGTGCTTCGTCGACTTCGTCATGACCACGTTGGGGCAATGAGCATCGGGGGAGATGGGGTCAGATCCCTTTGCCCCGGCAGAGGGATCTGACCCCAAGGAATCAGTCGTTTGCCGCTGACAGTTCCTGGCCGCGCACCTGTGCGGCGCGCAGCGCGGCATCCACCAGTGCCTCGAAGCCGCCGGCCTGGAAGCTTTCGATCGCAGCCTGGGTGGTGCCGTTGGGCGAGGTCACGCGGCGGCGCAGCTCGGCGGGACTTTCGCCCGCTTCATCGAGCATGCGTGAGGCGCCCAGCAGCGTCTGCACCACCAGCGTGCGTGCGGCGTCGGCGGGCAGACCCTGGGCGATGCCTGCCGCTTCCATCGCTTCGGCGAGCAGGAACACATAGGCCGGACCGCTGCCGGAGACAGCGGTGACCGAATCCATCAACGGCTCGCTGTCGATCCATACCGTGCGTCCAGCACTGGCCAGCAGGTGCTCGGCCTGGGCCCGCTGCGGTGCATCCACTGCCGGTGTTGCGTACAGGCCGGTGACGCCGGCACCGAGCAGCGCGGGCGTGTTGGGCATCGCGCGCACCACCGGCAACGTGCCGCCCAGCCAGCGCTGCAGCTGCGTGCTGGTGATGCCGGCGGCGATCGAGACCACCAGCGGTCGGTTGTCCTGCGCCAGCGGCTGCAGCGACTGGCAGACGTCGCGCAGTACCTGTGGCTTGACCGCCAGCAGCCAGGTCTGGCCCTGCGCGGCGGCCGCGCTGGCGCTGTCGTGGGTATGCACGCCGAAGTCGCTGGCAAGCGCATCGCGCACGGCGGCGACCGGCTCGGCCACGTGGATGCGCGTGGCAGGCACGCCCTGGCGGATCAGGCCGGCGATCAGGCTGCGTGCCATGTTGCCGCCGCCGATGAAGGTGATGGAATCTGCTGCCATGGAAGTCTCCTCGGAATGTCAGGCCGGCCGCGGACGGGCGCCGAACAGGGCGGTGCCGATGCGCACCAGGGTGGCGCCTTCGGCGATGGCCTCGGTGTAGTCGCTGCTCATGCCCATCGAAAGGGTATCGACCTGGGGGAAGCGGTCGGCCAGTGTCTGGAAAAGTGTGCGCATGCGCACGAATGCGTCGCGGCGGCGTTCCGCCTCCGGCCACGGCGCCGGGATCGCCATCAGACCCCGCAACCGCAGGCCAGGCTCGGCGGCGATGGCCTCGGCCAGGGCCTGGACGTCCTCTGGCGCGCAGCCGTGCTTGCTCGATTCATCATCGATGTTGACCTGGATCAGCACGTTCAGCGCTCCGCGCGCCGCCGGTCGATGGCGGGCCAGCGCAGTCACCAGCTTGGGACGGTCCACGCTCTGCACCCAGTCGAAATGCGTGGCCACCGCTTCGGCCTTGTTGGACTGCAGATGGCCGATCAGGTGCCATTCCAGGTCGAGGTGCTGCAGCGCCTGCATCTTGGCCAGCGCCTCCTGCACGTAGTTTTCGCCGAAGGCGCGCTGGCCCTGTGCAGCAAGGGCGGCCACGGCCTCGGCCGGTTGGGTCTTGGAGACCGCCAGCAGGCGCGGCGGCGCACGTCCGGCGGCCTCCGCCGCAGCGTGCAGGGTGCTCAGGATCTGGGGCAGGGCAGTGGCCACGTAACGCGTTCCAATCGATCAGGAGGCTATACTGCCGCCCGGGGAAAGATCCTTCCAGTCGAAGCCGTTATTGGGGAGTAGCCGCTCATGGATATCGCCGAGCTGTTGGCGTTTTCCGTAAAGAACAAAGCGTCCGACCTGCACCTGTCCGCAGGCCTGCCGCCGATGATCCGCGTGGACGGCGACGTTCGCCGCATCAACATCCCGGCACTGGACCACAAGCAGGTCCATGCGCTGGTGTACGACATCATGTCCGACAAGCAGCGCCGCGACTACGAGGAATTCCTCGAAGTGGACTTCTCGTTCGAGATCCCGTCGCTGGCACGTTTCCGCGTGAATGCGTTCAACCAGAACCGGGGTGCGGGCGCGGTGTTCCGTACCATTCCGTCGGAGGTTCTGACGCTGGAGGATCTGGCCTGCCCGCCGATCTTCCGCGAACTGATCCAGCAGCCGCAGGGCCTGATCCTGGTGACCGGCCCGACCGGTTCGGGCAAGTCGACCACGCTGGCCGCGATGATCGACTACATCAACAAGAGCGAATACGGCCACATCCTCACTGTCGAGGATCCGATCGAGTTCGTGCACACCTCGCAGAAGTGCCTGATCAACCAGCGCGAAGTACACCGTGATACGCATGGCTTCAACGAGGCACTGCGCTCGGCACTGCGAGAAGACCCGGACATCATCCTGGTCGGCGAACTGCGCGACCTGGAAACCATCCGCCTGGCACTGACCGCCGCGGAGACCGGCCACCTGGTGTTCGGCACCCTGCACACCAGTTCGGCGGCCAAGACCATCGACCGCATCATCGACGTGTTCCCGGCCGGCGAGAAGCCGATGGTGCGCTCGATGCTGTCCGAGTCGCTGCGCGCGGTGATCTCGCAGGCACTGTTGAAGAAGGTGGGCGGCGGCCGTACCGCAGCGTGGGAGATCATGGTGGGCACGCCGGCCATCCGCAATCTGATCCGCGAAGACAAGGTGGCGCAGATGTACTCGGCGATCCAGACCGGTCAGCAGCAGGGCATGATGACGCTCGACCAGCACCTGCAGGACCTGGTCAAGCGCAGCCTGATCACCCGCAACCAGGCGCGCGAGTACGCCAAGGACAAGCGACTGTTCGAGTAAGGCAAGGCAGAAGCGGGCCCCGGCGCGCGACCGCGCCGGCGACTCCGCGATGTTCCGACCATCGACTGAAGCCTGGCACATGCCTCCTGGGAGCCTGCCGTGAACACCACCGCCACCACCATCGATTTCACCTCCTTCCTCAAGCTGATGGCGCACCAGCGCGCCTCGGACCTGTTCATCACCGCGGGCATGCCGCCGGCGATGAAGGTCAATGGCAAGATCGCGCCGATCACGCAGACACCCCTGACGCCGCAGCAGAGCCGCGACCTGGTGCTGAACGTGATGACGCCGGCACAGCGCGAAGAGTTCGAGAAGACCCACGAATGCAACTTCGCCATCGGCCTGTCCGGTGTCGGCCGTTTCCGCGTGAGCTGCTTCTATCAGCGCAACCAGGTGGGCATGGTGCTGCGTCGCATCGAGACGCGCATCCCGACCGTGGAAGAACTGAGCCTGCCGCCGATCATCAAGACGCTGGCGATGACCAAGCGCGGCATCATCCTGTTCGTCGGTGCGACCGGCACCGGCAAGTCGACGTCGCTGGCAGCGATGATCGGTTATCGCAACCAGAATTCCACCGGCCACATCATCACCATCGAGGATCCGATCGAGTTCGTGCACAAGCACGAGGGCTGCATCATCACCCAGCGCGAAGTGGGCATCGATACCGACAGCTGGGAGGCCGCGCTGAAGAACACGCTGCGCCAGGCGCCGGACGTGATCATGATTGGTGAGGTGCGTACCCGCGAAGGCATGGACCACGCCATCGCCTTCGCCGAGACCGGCCACCTGGTGCTGGCGACTCTGCATGCCAACAACGCCAACCAGGCGATGGACCGCATCATCAACTTCTTCCCGGAAGACCGTCGCAACCAGCTGCTGATGGACCTCTCGCTGAACCTCAAGGGCGTAGTCGCCCAGCAGCTGGTGCCGTCCCCCGATGGCCGCTCGCGCAAGGTTGCGATGGAGATCCTGCTGGGCACGCCGCTGGTGCAGGACTACATCCGCGACGGCGAGATCCACAAGCTGAAGGAAGTGATGAAGGAATCGGTCCAGCTGGGCATGAAGACCTTCGACCAGAGCCTGTTCGAGCTGTACCAGGCCGGTGAGATCAGCTACGAGGATGCACTGCGGTACGCCGATTCGCAGAACGAAGTGCGGCTGCGCATCAAGCTGAGCCAGGGCGGTGACGCGCGCACCCTGTCGCAGGGCCTGGACGGCGTGGAAATCTCCGAGATCCGCTGAAGCAGCAGAGGACGGCAGCCGGGCGTCGCCCGGCGCCGCGGAAGATCACCGGGACGGCCGGATTCATGAAATCCAGTCATGACCGACTGCGGCGCAGCCGGTTCAATCCGATGGGGCCGCAGGCGTATCGTCAGCGCTCCCCCTCTGGAGCATGACAATGCAGACACGTGAACTCGGCCGCAGCGGCCTGAAGGTTTCCGCCCTCGGCCTGGGCTGCATGGGCCTGAGCCACAGCTACGGCAAGCCCGTGGAACTGGAGCAGGGCGTCGCGCTGCTGCACGCAGCCGTGGAGCGCGGGGTCACCTTCTTCGACACGGCCGAGGTGTATGGCCCGTACACCAACGAGGCCCTGCTGGGCAGGGCGCTGGCGCCGCATCGGGACCGGCTGGTGATCGCCACCAAGTTCGGTTTCAGGAATGCCCAGGCCGATACCGGGCTGGACAGCCGCCCGGAGAACATCCGTGCCGTGGCCGAAGCCAGCCTCAAGCGCCTGCGTACCGACCACATCGATCTGTTCTACCAGCACCGTGTCGATCCCAACGTGCCGATCGAGGACGTCGCCGGTACCGTGCGCGACCTGATTGCCGAAGGCAAGGTCGGCCACTTCGGGCTCTCCGAAGCGAGTGCCGCCACCGTGCGCCGCGCACATGCCGTGCAGCCGGTGGCTGCGGTGCAGAGCGAGTACTCGCTGTGGTGGCGCGAGCCGGAGCGCGAACTGCTGCCGACCCTGCAGGAGCTGGGCATCGGCTTCGTACCGTTCAGTCCGCTGGGCCGGGGCTTCCTGACCGGTACGATCAATGCAGAGACCACGTTCGAGGCCGACGATTTCCGCAACACCGTGCCGCGGTTTGCAGTCGAAGCGCGCCGGGCGAACCAGGCGCTGGTGGACCGGATCGGCGCCATTGCCGCCGCCCGCGGTGCCACCCCGGCACAGGTGGCATTGGCCTGGCTGCTGGCGCAGGCGGACTGGATCGTGCCGATTCCGGGTACCACCAAGGTGCATCGCCTGGAAGAGAACCTGGGAGCGGTGGACCTGCAGCTGTCGAGCGAAGAACGGCAGCGCATCGCGCAGGCGCTGGATGAAGTGTCGATCGTCGGCGAGCGCTACAACGCCCAGCGTGCGGCGCAGGTCAAGGGCTGATCGTGGTGGGTGCGGGCCTTGGGCCCGCACTCATCGGTCCATCATCGGCCCGCGCAGGGCATCGAGCACCGTGCGCATCGCCAGGGTCACGTGGTGGCGCGAGGGGTAGTACGCGTAGTAGCCATCGAACGGCGGGCACCAGTCGTCCAGCACCGATTGCAGGCGGCCATCGTCCAGCATCGGCAGGACCTGGTCTTCCGGCAGCCAGGCCAGCCCGCTGCCGGCCAGTGCTGCGCTGCGGGTCATGCCCATCGTGTTGAAGGTCCACTGCCCGCTCACGCGTACGCTCAGTTCGTGGCCATCCTGGCCGAAGTCCCATGGCATCAGTCCGCCATGGGTGGGCAGGCGCAGGGTGATGCAGT harbors:
- a CDS encoding LysR family transcriptional regulator encodes the protein MDMLRCMQAFVAVAERGSFAAAAEHLQVSAVMVGKYIQQLESHLGTALLQRNTRRQRLTEAGSAYLAGCRQVLEQVQQAEADVAGLQLQPRGVLRVSAPTTWGSCVLAPRLAELLRAQPLLNIELDLSNRRVDLIEDGFDAAIRVGPLPSADIVARPLPPYAMSLCAAPSYLRRRGTPRTPADLQGHDCLSHLAWRGGHGWQLASGEHVDWEARLTSNDGFALREAAVAGAGLILQPTALLATEIAAGRLKPLLRDHLPAPRPMHLIYLPDRRPRPRLQCFVDFVMTTLGQ
- a CDS encoding YggS family pyridoxal phosphate-dependent enzyme, translated to MATALPQILSTLHAAAEAAGRAPPRLLAVSKTQPAEAVAALAAQGQRAFGENYVQEALAKMQALQHLDLEWHLIGHLQSNKAEAVATHFDWVQSVDRPKLVTALARHRPAARGALNVLIQVNIDDESSKHGCAPEDVQALAEAIAAEPGLRLRGLMAIPAPWPEAERRRDAFVRMRTLFQTLADRFPQVDTLSMGMSSDYTEAIAEGATLVRIGTALFGARPRPA
- a CDS encoding aldo/keto reductase, with the translated sequence MQTRELGRSGLKVSALGLGCMGLSHSYGKPVELEQGVALLHAAVERGVTFFDTAEVYGPYTNEALLGRALAPHRDRLVIATKFGFRNAQADTGLDSRPENIRAVAEASLKRLRTDHIDLFYQHRVDPNVPIEDVAGTVRDLIAEGKVGHFGLSEASAATVRRAHAVQPVAAVQSEYSLWWREPERELLPTLQELGIGFVPFSPLGRGFLTGTINAETTFEADDFRNTVPRFAVEARRANQALVDRIGAIAAARGATPAQVALAWLLAQADWIVPIPGTTKVHRLEENLGAVDLQLSSEERQRIAQALDEVSIVGERYNAQRAAQVKG
- the proC gene encoding pyrroline-5-carboxylate reductase; this translates as MAADSITFIGGGNMARSLIAGLIRQGVPATRIHVAEPVAAVRDALASDFGVHTHDSASAAAAQGQTWLLAVKPQVLRDVCQSLQPLAQDNRPLVVSIAAGITSTQLQRWLGGTLPVVRAMPNTPALLGAGVTGLYATPAVDAPQRAQAEHLLASAGRTVWIDSEPLMDSVTAVSGSGPAYVFLLAEAMEAAGIAQGLPADAARTLVVQTLLGASRMLDEAGESPAELRRRVTSPNGTTQAAIESFQAGGFEALVDAALRAAQVRGQELSAAND
- a CDS encoding short chain dehydrogenase, coding for MKILLVGATGTLGQAVARQLGQQHQILDAGRSSGTLRVDLTDDASVNELFARTGAVDAVISTAGKLHFGPLRDMTPERFNVGLQDKLLGQVRLALAAQHHLTAGGSITLTSGIVSAQPIRDGVNATSVNAALEGFVRAAALELLPRGLRINVVSPNVLVESMDAYAPYFPGFEAVTAQRAALAYQRAVEGILSGETITVW
- the soxR gene encoding redox-sensitive transcriptional activator SoxR, with the translated sequence MVSQELSVGEVSQRSGVAVSALHFYERKGLISSLRTSGNQRRFSRDVLRRLAVIRVAQRVGMPLEAVARAFESLPQGRAPTKADWATLSARWRTELDERIHMLQLLRDELTGCIGCGCLSLKRCRLANPEDVLGERGDGPMRWG
- a CDS encoding PilT/PilU family type 4a pilus ATPase — its product is MAHQRASDLFITAGMPPAMKVNGKIAPITQTPLTPQQSRDLVLNVMTPAQREEFEKTHECNFAIGLSGVGRFRVSCFYQRNQVGMVLRRIETRIPTVEELSLPPIIKTLAMTKRGIILFVGATGTGKSTSLAAMIGYRNQNSTGHIITIEDPIEFVHKHEGCIITQREVGIDTDSWEAALKNTLRQAPDVIMIGEVRTREGMDHAIAFAETGHLVLATLHANNANQAMDRIINFFPEDRRNQLLMDLSLNLKGVVAQQLVPSPDGRSRKVAMEILLGTPLVQDYIRDGEIHKLKEVMKESVQLGMKTFDQSLFELYQAGEISYEDALRYADSQNEVRLRIKLSQGGDARTLSQGLDGVEISEIR
- a CDS encoding type IV pilus twitching motility protein PilT, whose translation is MDIAELLAFSVKNKASDLHLSAGLPPMIRVDGDVRRINIPALDHKQVHALVYDIMSDKQRRDYEEFLEVDFSFEIPSLARFRVNAFNQNRGAGAVFRTIPSEVLTLEDLACPPIFRELIQQPQGLILVTGPTGSGKSTTLAAMIDYINKSEYGHILTVEDPIEFVHTSQKCLINQREVHRDTHGFNEALRSALREDPDIILVGELRDLETIRLALTAAETGHLVFGTLHTSSAAKTIDRIIDVFPAGEKPMVRSMLSESLRAVISQALLKKVGGGRTAAWEIMVGTPAIRNLIREDKVAQMYSAIQTGQQQGMMTLDQHLQDLVKRSLITRNQAREYAKDKRLFE